The proteins below come from a single Sorghum bicolor cultivar BTx623 chromosome 4, Sorghum_bicolor_NCBIv3, whole genome shotgun sequence genomic window:
- the LOC8056496 gene encoding acetylajmalan esterase, translating into MARLHLGRVLVVAFLLVACSSSSSSCCPGAAAAPTTVDGITAIYNFGDSITDTGNLIREGATGVLRYIGKLPYGIDLDLLHGPTGRCSNGYLMIDFLAKYLGLPLLNPYLDKAADFTHGVNFAVAGATALDTATLAERGVTNALTNSSLDVQLAWFKDFMASATNSSQDEIRRKLASSLVMLEIGGNDFNYAFQQQQTRPSDGAGYGLGNVTRIVETLAQAGALVPPVVQSISNAAEELLEMGAVRVVIAGNFPIGCVPVYLAGANVTEPAAYDGDGCLGVLNAFAELYNARLRGAVAALQRAHPRAVVAYADYFAAYARVLREARARGFDPARTRTACCGAAAGAAYYGFDESRFCGAPGTAVCADRDRDRYVSWDGVHPTQHAYAEMAELLYRGGLAYPPPIKWPAGQTLPGPTSAPLN; encoded by the exons ATGGCTCGTCTTCACCTGGGACGCGTGCTCGTGGTGGCGTTCCTCCTTGTAgcgtgctcctcctcctcctcctcctgttgccctggagcggcggcggcgccgacgaCGGTGGACGGCATCACGGCCATCTACAACTTCGGGGACTCGATAACGGACACGGGCAATCTCATCCGGGAAGGCGCCACCGGCGTGCTGCGCTACATCGGCAAGCTTCCCTACGGCATCGACTTGGACTTGTTGCACGGCCCGACCGGCCGCTGCTCCAACGGATACCTCATGATCGATTTCCTCG cGAAATATCTtgggcttcccctcctcaacccGTACCTCGACAAGGCGGCGGACTTCACGCACGGCGTCAACTTCGCGGTCGCCGGAGCCACCGCCCTCGACACGGCGACGCTCGCCGAGAGAGGGGTCACCAACGCCCTCACCAACAGCTCCCTCGACGTCCAGCTCGCGtggttcaaggacttcatggccTCCGCCACGAACTCTAGTCAAG ATGAGATCCGAAGGAAGCTAGCGAGCTCACTGGTGATGCTGGAGATCGGTGGCAACGACTTCAACTACGCCTTCCAACAGCAACAGACCCGGCCATCCGACGGCGCCGGATATGGCCTCGGCAACGTCACTCGTATAGTGGAAACTCTAGCACAGGCCGGGGCGCTTGTGCCTCCAGTCGTGCAATCCATTTCGAACGCAGCAGAG gagttgctggagatgggcgcgGTCCGGGTGGTGATCGCCGGCAACTTCCCGATCGGGTGCGTGCCGGTGTACCTCGCGGGGGCGAACGTGACGGAGCCGGCCGCGTACGACGGGGACGGCTGCCTGGGCGTCCTCAACGCGTTCGCGGAGCTGTACAACGCGCGGctgcggggcgccgtggcggCTCTGCAGCGGGCGCACCCGCGCGCCGTGGTCGCGTACGCGGACTACTTCGCGGCGTACGCCAGGGTGCTCCGcgaggcgcgcgcgcgcgggttCGACCCGGCGAGGACGCGCACGGCGTGCTgcggcgccgccgcgggcgccGCGTACTACGGCTTCGACGAGAGCAGGTTCTGCGGGGCGCCCGGGACGGCCGTGTGCGCGGACCGGGACCGGGACCGGTACGTGAGCTGGGACGGCGTCCACCCGACGCAGCACGCGTACGCGGAGATGGCCGAGCTGCTCTACCGCGGGGGGCTCGCGTACCCGCCGCCGATCAAGTGGCCGGCTGGGCAGACGTTGCCGGGGCCGACGAGCGCGCCCTTGAATTGA
- the LOC110434296 gene encoding uncharacterized protein LOC110434296, whose protein sequence is MAKFNVVQKNRRQWKQDRKRAAHGEPGTGKLKQRTAPVSMSGKRKRKLERRLNREQKEAAMIKALENMGDVDMVSAEESSEAAKGKSQVKFSVKKNSRIQIKRLKGKGRKKAKNAKPPAKEKVDAMVE, encoded by the exons ATGGCCAAGTTCAACGTGGTGCAGAAGAACAGGCGCCAGTGGAAGCAGGACCGCAAGCGCGCCGCGCATGGGGAGCCCGGCACCGGCAAGCTCAAGCAGCGTACCGCGCCCGTCTCCATGTCCGGCAAGCGGAAGCGCAAGCTCGAGCGCCGCCTCAACCGG GAGCAGAAAGAGGCTGCGATGATTAAGGCGCTGGAGAACATGGGGGATGTCGACATGGTCTCTGCTGAAG AGTCTTCAGAGGCTGCAAAGGGCAAGTCTCAAGTGAAGTTCAGTGTGAAGAAAAACTCAAGAATACAGATCAAGAGATTGAAGGGCAAAG GcaggaagaaagccaaaaatgcAAAACCACCTGCGAAGGAGAAAGTTGATGCCATGGTAGAATGA